In Fulvia fulva chromosome 8, complete sequence, the DNA window GACCGACAACATTGGCTTCGGTGGCGACAAGCGACGACAAGGCAACCGCGATGTGCTCGAAGCCAAGGATACATTCCGGTAAATGGCACCTCAGCTTCATTGCTGCGACTGGCAGCTAACATAGCGCGAGGGACTCTTTCCGCAAGATGATGGATTCCGTCACCAAGCCATTCCCAGAGTGTATCGATTACCTGGTCTCCAACATCAAGCTCGACCCTGGCTTCAACGAGTACTTCCAGTGGGCGTTGAAGAACGAGATCCCGACAGTGGTTGTATCTTCCGGCATGGAGCCTATCATTCGGGCCATCTTGAAGAACCTCATCGGACCTGACCATGTCAAGCTCGATATCATCAGCAACCAGGCAGAGGCCCGACCAGGAAAGTCGATTGATCAAGAAGGCGGCTGGCAGATCCAGTACCACGATGAGAGCAGTTTCGGACATGACAAGTCCTTGACACTGCGACCCTACGCACAGCTGCCAAAGGATGTGAGACCGACGCTGTTCTACGCAGGCGATGGTGTTAGCGACCTGTCAGCAGCCAAGGAGACAGATCTACTCTTTGCAAAGCAGGGCCATGACTTGATTCGATACTGTGTCAAGGAGGACGTGCCCTTCACTGTCTTCAAGGATTGGCATGATATCCATTCCGTGGTGAAGAAGATTGTGGCTGGTGACATCTCGGTCCATGATGCTGCGAAGCAAGGCTGGGAGGACTATAAGAGTGGTGCTGCTGGTGTCAATGGCAAGCCTTTGTAGAAGATACGGAGCCATGTGCTGGTGCTGCATTGCATGGTCCGGAGATGATAGACATAGAACAAACTTAGCCGGCTGTGACGCCGGGTCGCGCTCAACGCAAGCGACAATGAATAGAAGAGATACGTTCACGCGTCGCCACATATCCCTCTCTCCGGTGTGAGCAAAAAGATATCTTGGGAAGGAGTAGAGCAGACAGATAGATACCTTAATGTTATAGAACGGATCACGGCCCACCTTGCCGAACAAAGTCCAAGCTCAATCCTCCTCCAAGTGCCATCTCGAATCTC includes these proteins:
- a CDS encoding Polyol phosphate phosphatase PYP1, encoding MVSAPVSDLKAMNEPFKNPKFIFFTDFDGTITLQDSNDFMTDNIGFGGDKRRQGNRDVLEAKDTFRDSFRKMMDSVTKPFPECIDYLVSNIKLDPGFNEYFQWALKNEIPTVVVSSGMEPIIRAILKNLIGPDHVKLDIISNQAEARPGKSIDQEGGWQIQYHDESSFGHDKSLTLRPYAQLPKDVRPTLFYAGDGVSDLSAAKETDLLFAKQGHDLIRYCVKEDVPFTVFKDWHDIHSVVKKIVAGDISVHDAAKQGWEDYKSGAAGVNGKPL